In Colletotrichum higginsianum IMI 349063 chromosome 1, whole genome shotgun sequence, the DNA window ACACCATTGAGAAGTTGCAGGCTGAAGGAGGGGTCACGCAGCCTTTCAAGGGAGGAAAACCCACTCGCGATCTAGCCGAGCCCCAACCACCAGGGGGCATGCCCGAGCCACAGGCTGCGGAACCATCAGCACACCCCCCCGGACAGCCTCGAGTGGTCGGTGGCGGCCAAGCCCAATATATTCCAGGGATATGTCTAAGTTTACGCTTGTGGCGATGCTATGCGAACAAGATCGTAGTCTCCCTCGACTGGATCGGCACCATGAATGCCAAAACACGCCGAGTTTCCAGAAATCGACGCTCGTGGAAGCTTGCCTCTAACAACTGCCGAGAGACCCGAcatcatcctcggcggctAGAAGAGAGACGTTCCAGCTGGTCTcacgtcgatgccggcggaCAAAGTCACAAAGGCGTTGACAAGCTGTGGGAGGATGGGCCTGCGTGCCATTGAAGGATTCCGAGGTGGACTGGCAGTGGCGACATGAGTGCATTTCGGTCGAACCCTTGTCATCGAGATTGGCCCTACGCGGCAGGTCCCTTCACGGGCGGTCCCGACCCCATACCCGGGGTTACACCCGTCTACCGACTGGGCCGCCGTGTGGCTTGAGGTATCTCACGTCAGTGCAGGTACCTTGGTATGCATCTGACCATTAGAAGCTGACCGGCCAGAAACATCAGGGGTCAGGTAGTATCGCCTCTGGAGCCCATGTGGAATCGCACCTCGGGGAAGGATGAAGGATGAACTTGCCATGCGTCTGTGGCGGATGTGTTCGTCTGATTGAACCGCGTCGAGGACCCGGACCCATCTCCCGTGGCCAATGGGGCTTGCCGAGGGTAGCATCAGGCAGGTTGTCGCGTATTACAGTCCGCTCGGTGCCATAAATTCGACCCAAATTTATGATTCTAGATCAAGCGGTTGCACGCTGATGGGGTATGCTAAACACTGGGCGAGATCCTCTTCGTAATCGCGACAGAACGAATGGTTTGTCATTGTCTTAGAGTCCTTGGCAGCAGAAGGAAGACCTTTGGTGCCGCTGTGTAGCCAGTCGGTTCCCTGTTCAGCTGCGGAGCGGCGGAGATGTGTGATTCTAGATCCTACAGATGCTGGTGGGTGCTACAAGTTGGGCCAGCTGGTCTTTTAAGACCACTTGCATAACACATTGTGGGACTCGTGAAAAGTTGCATGCTGCAGATAGAACTAACTCTACACAATATGAGAGATATTAACATTGTGTGTGAGGCCCGACAAATATCACGTTTGAGCAGTGGAACGCCGCACGTGTGGCATGTCTGCTTATTAGGTGGTGCTAAGTACTGGCCAAGTTGTATCAGGGCCTATTCTTTTTAACCTGTCCCTCCCCAACTGTACATGAAGTGTCGATCCCATGATTCGCAAGGATACTTGCCAAAATGCATTGAAAGTTTGGCCGGGATCAAACTGTTCGGCGATGTTTTTTTGAGAATCTGCTCATTCAACTCTCATCAGCTGAGGCCCCATGCTCACCCTGACGTTGACGCTCGCATAGTTCCCCTCGATAGATGACTCCTGGCCACGGTGACCTTCTTCGACTTTCGCTTTGGCTTCGTAGGCGTGGGTACGAGGTAAGTGAAAGCATCGCCAGATGTCTCCTCCGAAATGATGCCAAGTTGTTTGCCAGACGATTGTCTGCTGGCGCTGATGTTGGAGGCCCATGTGGTAACACGCGAGTGGAAGCTGTCGTTGCCCGACATGGGAAGTGCCGGGATGTAGGTGTTCGACCCGGCAGCATCACCACAGCCGCTGCCTTCGCAAGTCAAATAGCTTGGCGGGCTCGGGAGAGATTTGTCTGTGGCAAGGCTTGGCGGCGAATTAACCATGTTGCTTGATTGAGGGACTTTTGAGTGGTATGTAAGCGGACCGCGTTTGATGGCAATTGCAGTCCCGATCTTGGTGTTAGGGTCAGGTGAAGGAGTTGAGGCATCGCGATCATTTGCCCGGTGGCTGTTTTCTTGGGCGGCGTAGGCTACCCGAGCAGCCATCTCCGCAAGACTGTATTGCTTCTCAGAGCAGGCTGTGCCGTCTTTTGAGGACTGCGTTCCACCCATGTCCAAAGAGTTAGTGATCCCCAGAGCAGAAGTCAGTGGAGAAACCGGCTTTCTCGTTAGAGCCTTCTCTAGGCTATAGCCGGCCTGAACATCGGAGATCTCGGTCCCATAAAGATTGGAGCTGGTCCTCGTCTGGTGGCTCGCTTCAGGGTTCAAAGGAGTGAAATTGCTGTAGGGCAACAGGAGTTGCATATCGTGGTTGCAGCATGTGGTGGGCTGCTGAGGCTGATTGTTGTCGTTCTTGGACACAAGGCTCTTCAGGGAAATTCGAAGGCCCATGACTGCGATGACTTCCAAAGTTGCTCGAATCAGAGTGTAATACGGGCAGAGAGACCGTTGGTGTAAAGTGAAGTAAGATTGCGACGGAGTGACGGAATGCAGTAGAGGGCGTTCTTTTCAGCTGGATTTCGACTTCACAGTGGTTTGGGAAGAAAAGTGACAGAAATGGGGTCTTTTGCGATGCAAGACCTTTTTATACGGCTGTTGCTTTCGGAGATGGATGTGGAATAAGTCGCAGAGGGTGCACGAAATAAGTTTGAGTTCGCAACGGGATTTTAGGTGTCCATTCACCATCGATCGGTATCGTGAACAACAAGGTTTTTGTGTCTGATCTTTACACTTTGAGGATGTACAAACAAATTCACCAGCCTCTGATTGAGGTAACTATCGCCCTCAAATGACGTCTCGTGCGTGGATCATCGCGATGCCAGCGGAGTCAGGCTTAGGGACACCACTATGCTGCAGCTTTTTGGGTGTGAATCGAAGTTTAAAATACATTGGTCAGACTTGTGAGCTCCCGATACCCTCCGGCTCGTTGCAAAAAGTGATACAAGAAGTGTGCCTTCGCAGTGAATTTACCTATTCGTAGTCTCAAAAATGTCCATTGGTTCTGTCCGGGCTGGGAGAACGCCTCCTTCTACGGAGATCTGGCCAGGGAGCATCGTAACGAACGGTGCAATTCCACCAGTAAATGACCAAACCCAGCACTGGCTTACAGTTTGGCGCCAGCCTCGCGTTTGAGCAGTGCCCTGAGGTCTTTGCGGAGAATCTTGCCGGACGGGCTCTTGGGAATGGCGTCGATGAAAATGACGCCTCCCCTCAGTTTCTTATAACTCGCGACTTGCTCGGCCACCCACTTTTGAATATCCTCGGCAGATATCTCCTTCTTGTTAGCAACAACATAGGCTCTGTATCAACGTCAGTACCCGGTCCATGTGGGCGCAGCACTGTGCAGTCTGCATACCTCGGGAGCTCGGTCCCTTCGCCCTCTACTCCAATGACGGCAGCATCCTGAATCTTGGGGTGCGTGACCAGCAGAGACTCGAGCTCGGCCGGTGCCACTTGGAAGCCCTTGTACTTGATGAGCTCCTAGACCACGTTAGCCCCCGCAACGTAACCCCGCCGCGGACCGCCCGCAGATCGATGAACAAACCTTTTTGCGGTCAACAAAGTAAAacttgccgtccttgaagAACAACCTGTCGCCGGTGCAGAACCAGCCGTCGACGAACGCCTCCTGGTTGGCCTTGTCGTTATGGTAATACCCCTTGGTGATGATCGGCCCACGACACCACATCTCGCCGGGCTGCCCAACCTCGACGTCcctgccctcgtcgtcgaccagtCGGGCCTCGCAGTTCGCCACGATCGCCGAGACGCTGCCGGTGTCGTCCTTGATGTGCGGGGGCAGGATGGTGAACCCGCCCGTCGTCTCGCTGAGACCCCACGTCTGGGCGAGGACCGCCTTGCCTTTTcccatcttcttctgcgCATCTGCCTGCGTCTCCCTTCCGAGCGCGGCGGCCCCCGTCAACGCGAACTTGACGTGGTCGAAGTGGTCCTTGACGAGCGGGGACTTTGCGATCATGAGGTAGATGGGCGGCACGCTGAAGAAGACCGTGACCTTGTACTTCTTGACGTTCTCAATGAAGTCGACAAAGTTGAATTTCTTCATCCAGTAGACCACCCCTCCCATGAAGGTCTGGTTGATGATGTAAGCCTGGAGACCCGAGATGTGAGCCGCAGGTAAGTGGGCAACGGTGATGTACTTCGGTGCAGGCTCGGACTTGAAATACTCTATGGTCGGCATGGAGATGGACACTGTTTGCGCGATCATGTTGGCATGGGAGATTTTGACCGCCTTGGGGATTCCCGTCGTCCCGCTGCTGTAGATGAAACACCCAACGGTGTTCTCCAGGGTCGCCTTATCTGTGACGCGTTCCCAGTCGAGTTCCTTTTCCGGCATGGACACCGGCTTATCGGACTTGGCCTCGAACAGTTGGAACTCGTGGTTATCTCCGATGTAGAGGATGCGGTCATCCGGTAGGCCGGCAGCcgtgccgccggccgccgcgagaGCTTTGAGGTCGGGACTGCAGATTACCATCTTGCTCTCTGTCAGCTTGACTTGCCGAGCGACCTCGGGAGGTGACGAGGATGGTGTCGATGCGGCGACAGAGCCTCCGGCAGCCATGATGCCATAGAAGACGGCGGGAGCCATGTAATGTCCGGTAAAGATGACCTGGACAGCGTCGCCCTTTTGGATGCCATACTGGTGCCGGAGAGTGTGGGCCAGCCTCTTGAACGTCTTGACCAGACGCGACTTTGTGATTGACCGGGATGGATCCGCTGCGTCGGCGTGGAGGACCGTGTCATCATGAAGTCGCTCGTTGGGTGAGTCTTTGCGGGTTAATAATTGCCAATCATTCGGATTTTTTGCGGTGAGACACGGCTTTTGCGTGATGGTTGCACTCACCGAAGAGGAACGTAAGCAGATCGACGCTGGGAAGGTCAAGTGTGTCCGGAGACCGATAGATGGTCTGGCCACCTCGCTTCTCAACGATGGTAGTCATCTTGATGTATCGTTCGTGGTTGGAGGAGACGATGAATTGATAAACGCTCAGTAAGATACTCCAAAGCACCAACCTGTTTTGTGGCTTGGTCGGCGCGCCGTCAAGCAGAAATCGAAGTGGTTAGGTTACCGGCGCAGACTGAGGAGGAAAAGCGTGATGAATGGAAGCAGAGTTGGAGCAGCGGCCGGATGAGTTGGAGGCAAGTAACAGAGTTTGGGAGAGGGGTCAATGCGCGCGGAATGAACAATAATCAAGAATACAGCTGGTGATGAAGGAGATAAGTCCTGACCGAGAGAGGAGCCGGGCTCGTGAGTCGTTGGAGCTTTCCCCGCATTGTGCGTTATCAAGCTCCGGGGTCCGCATCATGCACCGAAGCAAGCCGCTCTCCACCCCTGTGCCAGCCAACATATAGCCACTCACTAATACCGAGGTCAACCAACGTGCAATGGTCACCCGTTGGGGTAAACGCTTCGTTAGCGTCTTGTCTGGTGAGCTTGGTGGCTGCGGGGGAGCAGAAAGGGCCCGAATGCCTGTGGACTTCAAACGGCTCAAAGGGAGATCTTTTCGGTCATCTGAGCTGGCGGATGTGCGGGGGTTTCTCCGTCCACGCTGAGCTATGATCCCTGTCTCGTTCCTTGGTCCAGCTTGGACAAGATGTGTCAAGCTTGTCGAGTCAAATGGAGGTAAAAAATATGCAAGCTGACCAACATTCGTCCCGAGGCAGACGGCACCAAACCCGCCTGTTCTAGAATACACGTCTTGCTTTGAATTTCCCGTTCTCAGCTTACATTTCCTAGGACGTGCGTGTGATTCGCCCTCGGATAACGCAACAACACATGGCTCCGAACCTATAAGAAGGGGGATAGGAATGCAGCCGAGACAACGTACGTACCTCCAGGTGCTGAATGAGATGATGTGGCGTCACCCCGCCCTCGTTCTTCCGTTGACCATGTCAGCTTATTCTCATCTcgcatcatcatcctcgatATCTTCACTATAGAAACCATATGAATGGTTTTCCAGGAATTTCACTCTTTTGACGGCTTGTGAGGCTCTTCACAAGAAATTGAATCCACCCCCGGTGCTTGGAATGGAATTCCACTTCGTCAATCATGGCTCTGTTGGGTCGAAAAGCCGCAAGGTTATCCGTAGCCATGTCATGAAGGGAAAGAACTCTGGCAAAAAGCACGTTGCTCGGGGTCGAAAAAGAACAAGAATTGCGACTCGAAATGagcccgcctcgccgcctcgggACATGATTTCTACACTGCGTCGAATGGTGGGAGACGATCTCTCTTCATATTCTCCAGGCACCAAGTTGTCGCCTCACACACGCCTTTTGTTCCACCAGTGTAAGAAGGGCTCCAGCAGCAGAGTGTCATTCCCCTACGTTTACCTGACTGATCCGTTGTAGACTTCTACATACTCAGCGAGGCCTTGTTTCCTCCAGAGTTCTGCCAGGCACAGAACCCCATGAAGACAGTGTGGTTCGATTATCTCCTCAACGATAAAGCCTGTGAGTGCCCCAGGACTGCCGGCGTAGCCAAAATGCTGAAGATTCCACGCAGACTTTCATGTCTCTCTCTCGATGACCGCAACGTgcctcgacttcttcgagTACAAGGACCACGAATCGCCTCAAGCCATCGCTCACATGACAACGGCCTTTGCTCTCGTGAACCAAAAGCTTTCGGGCCTGGAGTCTCTGTCAGATGCGACTATCGCATTGGTATCCATGTTGAGTTGCCAAGAATCAATAAGAGGAGACCTCGAAAAGTACAAAATCCACCTGGCTGGTCTCGATCGAATGGTCCAGTTGCGAGGCGGCTTACACGCTTTTGAACAAAACATGGAGCTGTTTCACAAAATTTGCAGGTGAGAGCTCTCGCGTTGAACAATGAGAGAAAAAATCGAGCTAAACCCGACAACTGTGTCAAGATCCGACATCCAGTACGCCCTTCACACGGACTGCCCTGCATTCTACCACCACGACGTCATGCCACAGCGCATCATGCAAGAAATCTGTAGAAATCCACTACACCCAGACAGGCCGCTGGCGGAGATCTTCAGTGCCGCCGAACCAACAATAAAAGATCTTGTGCGGGAAATCGACAGTATCAGTGTCTTTCTGAGCAACTGCGGCCTGCAGTCCAAGCTTACGGCCGATGAGTTCCAGTCCATGCTTTCATCTCTCGGCTATCGCCTGCTGCGCGTCCGAGATCAGGGGTACACTTGTCCTGGTGACCTCCATGGAGCTTGCCTTCTGGGAGTCATGAGCTTTTACACCAGTCTTCTGCTTCAGTTTGGTCGTCAGCGACATTTGCTTTACGAAAGGATTTCCCGACGACTCAAGGTCTCTGTTCGCGTGCTTGATCTCGACTCGGCACATTCACAGTTTTTGCCCACACTATTGTGGTTACTGATGCTGGGAGCTATCTCGGTGTTTGAGAAGGAAGACGATCCTTGGCTTCTACCCGAACTTGCCCGTGTCTCTGAACAATTGATGCTCAAGACTTGGGAGGACATCCACTGTGAATTGAAGAGATATCTTTGGATTGACTCGATTCACAATGGACAAGGCAGGCGGTTATGGGACAAGGTCCAAAGATATCAAGCAGACAAAATGGTGTAAGAATAAACATTTCAAGGTTGAAGAAAATGCcgtcggccttcttgacCTAAAATCACCGTCTTTCTGTCCATCAAACAGAAAGAGCGCTTTGAACTAGACCCGGCTCAATCTTCTCCAGCCTCGCGACAAGTTGATCCCAAATCAGCTTCTGGTACCTCTGACCGCTAGAGTCTTTGGCCCATTCCGGCACCCAATGGCTGTACCGGTGTTAGCAGGGTTCCGAGACTACCAAGGGCATGGATGCCTACTCCTTGATCTCGCAATCAGAGATGTACTCGCCATggctggcggtgccggccGCAAGCGCGTGCAAGATCGTACGACTACCCATCTCTGGGGTTCTCCCGAGCGCCAAGTTCAAGAGGCGAACCTGAATTCGGAAGAGCAAGCGCGCGTGTCTGGCTAAGCCCGTGTTGCAAAGTCCAGGGCTAAGGAGGTTGACAACGACGCCCGTCTGAGACACTGGAGCGAGAGAGGCCAGCTGGCGTATCGCAAAAATCTGGATGAGCTTCGAAACGGCATATCTAAAGGATTGTTCGCTGGTTAGCTCGTGTCACATTTGAGCGGTGGACGGTGGTCCTGCGTGCCTGACTCGAATATCCGATCTTCCTTCCTCGTTTAACGCGTCGAAGATATCATCGTCCACGAGTCTCAGCACATCCGGGTGGGAGAAAGCGAGGCCAGaggtgacgacgacaatgtGAGGAGCGGTTTTGGTGGCCTTGGCGCTTTCCTTCATCTTGGGCATGAGAAGCAAGGTGAGCAGAGCGgtgccgacgacgttgaccATGACGGACGTCTCCATTCCCTCAGAGACTGTCCACGAGTCGAGAGCAGCAGTCGCGTTCTCTACGAGGGCGTCGATTCTTTCCAGGTCTCTCTTGGCTCTCTCAGCAAAGGCCCTGATAGAAGCGATGGAGGCCATGTCCAGCTGCCAGACCTCGGCGACTCCTGTGATACCGGTAGTCTTCTCGATCTCGCGCTTCGCGGCCTCTCCCTTCTGGACGGACCTGACTGCGATGATGACACGACTCGCGCCGAGAGCGACGAGGTGCTTGACGGCTtcgaggccgatgccgccgttggAGCCGGTGACAATGTAGGTGCCCCTTGTGCAGCTTTCCCTTGTTGGGACGATCGGAAGAGTCCGAAGTTGAGCTTTGATAAATTCAAGGGCATCCATTATTCTTTGTGAAATAGTGATCGTAATGTGGTGTATTAAGATCTAAGATCAAGGCACTTACTGTCTacctctcccccttctcccagGTTGGGAGAACCAGACTGCCATTATATACTTGGACGAAGCCAAGAAACAACTCCAAAATAACACGGAGTTATGAAAAATTATCTACATCACGGACAACACTGGTTCTAATCTCCGGGCCAACACACATCGCCAGTTCTCATCACATCACACTCTCCCATGCCAGGCATTCTGCGTCAGCCACGGAGGATATAACCCATTGACCAATGAGAGACCACTTACCTGATTTGGCTTAGTGCCTTTTCGGATCCGCCATCTTGCTCAAGCATAGCCTTTTGCAACCCTGGCGGGCCTCCAGGGCTATTCCGTTATCAATGAACAAAAATTGAAGGTATGAGGGATAAATCAGACATGTGTATAACGATGGAAAGATTAAGGGCGATGAAGACAGCAACAACAGACACAGTCACAGACTACAGAGACAGAAGTTCGACTGTCTGCCTTGATAGTAGGCTCCACACTTGCTTAAACATGTACTTGTTCTAAGCTTGAGAAATTTCTCAATCCTTGAAGTTCATAGTGAGGATGTCTTCAGCAGAGGTTTTTCGTTGCTGCCGCGTCGATCCGACCGGCGGAAACCATGCCGCTTCGGCCGCTGGTGGAACCGGGATCCACCACCGGACCGGTTACGAGCGGCGGAGAGGCGGCAAAGTTGCCGCATCCGCTCCCGCATTCGTTCCTTAAATTGCCGGAAAAGAATATTACGTCACAAGCAGGCTTATATCCGCTTTCTAACAAGAGTTTTGAAGGCAGCCTCATGAAGAGAAGAGTACGTAATAAGCATGCGTAATGAACCAACCAGAAGGCTGCTTCAAAAATAGCAAAGATAGCCTCCGCGCGGATGTCTGTATCCTTCAGAAGATATGTGCAGTGCATCCTGCTCCAACAAGAGGTTGGCATCCAATGCACTGATGATCGAATCGCTATAACTAGAAACGGCTTCAATCGCTATAATGCAGCAGCCACTCAGCTGCGAGCAGTGTCATCGTTGGTCATTTTTTGACAACATGGCACTTGTGTTAGAGCAAGCATACGGGCGCTTTTGAAATTCTTGGTTTTGCTGAAGTGACATTTCCTTTACCCCAATCTACAGACTTTCTTTTCGCAGACTCATTTTCAATACACATCGAGTTGAGATGTCAGACACCAAGTCTAACACGACGGCTCTCGACCATAAGAGTGTGTcagaggacgaggaaggagGCAGAGCTAGTGAGGAGGGTCTACAGGGAACACCGGTGCCAATTGATGAGGATGAAATCGCGGCTCGGATGAACAACCTTGATCCTCCCGTGACGCCAGAATAAATCAAAGCAGTAAGAAGAAAGATTGAAATGCGGCTGCCACCATTTTTGCTTGTGAGTGGCTAGTACCTCCTCACATTGGTGACTTGTATAACACTAGTCTTCTCAATGCAGATATGTATAGGTTGTCCTTAGGAGGTTAGGAGAGCTTATTAAAATCCTACTCTTGCCCCCTCAGCCTTGCTATCAAGAAACCTCTGCTAGGCCTAGCTGGCTACAGCCTTAAGCAGTAACCCTAACACTAAGAGGAGGAGTTCAAGCTCGCGTCTGACACGGACACCATATCTGAAGACAAGTTCCTCGCTCTGTTTGCCGAGGCGGTTGGCTCTGGACGACGAACACCAGGCTCGCGGCCGGTCGACATTACCGACATATCCGACCTTAATGTAATTACCGGAATTCCTGAGTTCAGCGCCTGGCACAAAGACACCGTTAAGTTTTACAACGACCCGACGACCCGTGATTCGGAAACCTAAAGGTTCCCGAGAGCCGCGCCAGCAAACAAGGTTGGCTCCTCGGGGACTACGAGCTCCGTCAAGGAGCAGCTGCTGAAGGCATGGA includes these proteins:
- a CDS encoding AMP-binding enzyme, with amino-acid sequence MTTIVEKRGGQTIYRSPDTLDLPSVDLLTFLFDSPNERLHDDTVLHADAADPSRSITKSRLVKTFKRLAHTLRHQYGIQKGDAVQVIFTGHYMAPAVFYGIMAAGGSVAASTPSSSPPEVARQVKLTESKMVICSPDLKALAAAGGTAAGLPDDRILYIGDNHEFQLFEAKSDKPVSMPEKELDWERVTDKATLENTVGCFIYSSGTTGIPKAVKISHANMIAQTVSISMPTIEYFKSEPAPKYITVAHLPAAHISGLQAYIINQTFMGGVVYWMKKFNFVDFIENVKKYKVTVFFSVPPIYLMIAKSPLVKDHFDHVKFALTGAAALGRETQADAQKKMGKGKAVLAQTWGLSETTGGFTILPPHIKDDTGSVSAIVANCEARLVDDEGRDVEVGQPGEMWCRGPIITKGYYHNDKANQEAFVDGWFCTGDRLFFKDGKFYFVDRKKELIKYKGFQVAPAELESLLVTHPKIQDAAVIGVEGEGTELPRAYVVANKKEISAEDIQKWVAEQVASYKKLRGGVIFIDAIPKSPSGKILRKDLRALLKREAGAKL
- a CDS encoding Beta-ketoacyl synthase domain-containing protein, which produces MSDTKSNTTALDHKSVSEDEEGGRASEEGLQGTPVPIDEDEIAARMNNLDPPFLALFAEAVGSGRRTPGSRPVDITDISDLNVITGIPEFSAWHKDTVKFYNDPTTRDSET
- a CDS encoding Citrate synthase; its protein translation is MEFHFVNHGSVGSKSRKVIRSHVMKGKNSGKKHVARGRKRTRIATRNEPASPPRDMISTLRRMVGDDLSSYSPGTKLSPHTRLLFHQYFYILSEALFPPEFCQAQNPMKTVWFDYLLNDKAYFHVSLSMTATCLDFFEYKDHESPQAIAHMTTAFALVNQKLSGLESLSDATIALVSMLSCQESIRGDLEKYKIHLAGLDRMVQLRGGLHAFEQNMELFHKICRSDIQYALHTDCPAFYHHDVMPQRIMQEICRNPLHPDRPLAEIFSAAEPTIKDLVREIDSISVFLSNCGLQSKLTADEFQSMLSSLGYRLLRVRDQGYTCPGDLHGACLLGVMSFYTSLLLQFGRQRHLLYERISRRLKVSVRVLDLDSAHSQFLPTLLWLLMLGAISVFEKEDDPWLLPELARVSEQLMLKTWEDIHCELKRYLWIDSIHNGQGRRLWDKVQRYQADKMV
- a CDS encoding Short-chain dehydrogenase — translated: MDALEFIKAQLRTLPIVPTRESCTRGTYIVTGSNGGIGLEAVKHLVALGASRVIIAVRSVQKGEAAKREIEKTTGITGVAEVWQLDMASIASIRAFAERAKRDLERIDALVENATAALDSWTVSEGMETSVMVNVVGTALLTLLLMPKMKESAKATKTAPHIVVVTSGLAFSHPDVLRLVDDDIFDALNEEGRSDIRVRHAGPPYAVSKLIQIFAIRQLASLAPVSQTGVVVNLLSPGLCNTGLARHARLLFRIQVRLLNLALGRTPEMGSRTILHALAAGTASHGEYISDCEIKDHWVPEWAKDSSGQRYQKLIWDQLVARLEKIEPGLVQSALSV